The proteins below come from a single Lodderomyces elongisporus chromosome 3, complete sequence genomic window:
- the REX4 gene encoding 3'-5' exonuclease, whose amino-acid sequence MPKLEPGKYLAMDCEFVGIGKDGEHNALARVSIVNFFGHVIMDEYVRPKARVTDFRTSISGVAPWHLKDATPFDDVQKKVSALIKDRILVGHAIANDLECLQLSHPRRMLRDTVSCSEYRKVAGGRSPSLRKLMQHFFKINIQDGEHSSVEDARATMLLFRRAKDDIERNMERRN is encoded by the exons ATGCCGAA GCTAGAGCCAGGAAAGTATTTGGCCATGGATTGTGAATTTGTTGGTATTGGCAAAGATGGAGAGCATAACGCACTTGCACGGGTATCAATTGTTAACTTTTTTGGACATGTGATAATGGACGAATATGTACGACCAAAAGCAAGAGTAACAGATTTTCGAACTTCAATTTCAGGCGTGGCACCGTGGCATTTAAAAGATGCCACCCCTTTTGATGATgtacaaaagaaagttaGTGCTTTAATCAAAGATCGAATTCTTGTTGGGCATGCCATAGCCAATGACCTTGAATGTTTGCAACTAAGTCATCCAAGAAGAATGTTGAGAGATACTGTATCGTGTTCCGAATATAGAAAAGTAGCTGGAGGTAGATCACCTAGTTTGAGGAAATTAATGCAacattttttcaaaataaatatacagGATGGTGAACATAGCTCTGTTGAAGATGCACGAGCGACAATGCTTTTATTCAGGCGTGCAAAGGATGATATAGAGAGGAACatggaaagaagaaactgA
- the IRA2 gene encoding Ras GTPase activating protein ira2, with protein MNGDSSMDIRQELAQALSKRLESLLPIRTGHSLQEVEIDPQYIQIRNLLLAKVHQSSHMATVIILALTDVLKTINNEAHNVKLKHRDEKSRSSTILVFHVLVNVLKTNWNRLVCSMSEYEMMEKFSNFTHYDRPQPLESERIPEILEFYITFLSSGMLKRSLALVRNEASELYSKELQIKKETQRDLDEYSASQAVEEIDSCIEVVFRYIAAANPDDYYEHLASKMFSEPDKNSIMSISLLQTYLPMVKFIFYTENNMLRMTSDIIHAISQIRSHTWKQMLFYFWAGGVRDQQLCRPEDFLLVHTNNINNSNSSSNNSSSNNSSSSTINTNNNNNNTTNTNNTSSSRRNIELSSALDTLFNHILEVFDTGVTTSSCGWFVLATILGFNSNILASEKFANKFRLAQNKRLRFVSRLTAKEPAVDNNGNIGTIKVSNYIYHLGLRYHALGIKDHPTLLFTTQHLDDTHKLLIKFVDAHQFEALNADTGMQLENVISNFYSTAITLRPETYGNIVINHFKGSMDQLKVTKNFVNVLKELSEIQIAKSVFTQLVKDSVEILRQTIYGVLKIMHIYEMYRNDLEREQLRSKSFSELPVSSDNVLNAEKHLLATFEHKKTSLDHYSKSLQQQLKHVGDQDSASTTSTSTTSTSNTTNKQNTLNTPNTSNTTAAASTLPNTVITTKNSLSHDAFVEHTKNFELVRDSEEILTNIFSIFVKVPELYFNDAKLMSEDNIDKIPYAELLPAIISFCQSCVLPLRQALKEKCIVPNSKALFDAARLLSMQMVEPLNKIETDCTTLSVFANFHTCNCIIQCLSESCLELPLTDTRFKSSFVFLNEFLHARDSYSHFVFENPILLDKSLRSLYESCGSVIQSVEKILLLSSCTHDAQFYNYAKQGMQWYISEMHVYKDMYRESEISDNLLKTFERMNHEDSVFIGFVSLQKRHRSILRDAKPTKSLFEVWSLIFYRWNKLLHDSKRLNESNMLFRHFTGFLVSTAGCFMSSNWSSDSTELSDLQKGYKEQINNFFDICIHLLSSSNFVVRVIIKDTLSNESHSVVYDMITTKLTTQAISFLENRTHTVESNIFLEQTMMIMASMLNVGNDGATLLASILPTKTPYFLEYVNTCDNLVDKLRLKLRFCKLCISLESDRTIAGLHGAYKLRNVFAKANTDWLEQATLEAEFEDSGESSTGQQSEASFLNIDLAVQSSKLLRMQFENLLLEIPDGISDCEVKKYKDLSFGKYFSIFYKIIKKYTAFPDKSKSKHKFQQVVENILTAITNILQYDSQIGIQYLLPMGYHEDQKIRAIFIDVFAGMLSSSLIRKEPEEFPDSLVCLLTQQTEIFCAVAQCATSSEHNLLASSLYSVFAYTHNLEGLFKELLCDEISNLTRASDLFRRNSTLTRLLFNITQEYGQNYLNKTICPIVKEIVDTEVYFEVEKRETTEDSAKFIHFFEQTVQSITDSLEDLPEAFKYVCHVISETVSAKFENAALSAVGSFLFLRFICPAVISPEQFFKIPVENPKTKRSLMQIVKVLQNIANGTLGSIHWPGLVDQQESLNSSRVKITDFLAKVSKANISTTPFTQTPSSKPIPELRYMHKFIYHNFVAIGSRFLQGKSPMKQMPFHKRVEIYKVYDDIVMKMGQPKPGVKLQLNAGLRLLDTSGGADEEDLKFNDFMTKSSLQYASNPPEATNIIHSAIFEDGTPVIVVNFRKLRIRSNDIRYLVFKLLETASQVWDNKFYLIYDFSEFHFADANGPPEYTHYVLTYAGKQLFENCKRVYYFNMPRTEYVSIIDSMKALRKRGADFGTKLYFYSSVDAQPIVNNLCLDLETVSISSDCKVTYKSVLLFEPTTKRYVPIHLKIGRKFLTCFFQERVSFKSILSTMNGFNPVEVYRLVDLERCEITDFTNYNDEFTIFFDNSTDLTLRSPDRLEILRFLYFTTSRLPKDVKTNEIEEDYRSEVHEMHWFGRLYNIVFQGLLSADPSVKKSSSILFGSLSSYFGIKFGVTDKHAKTMTFPADATDLVVEVSTHLALQYPEMSFRFLKAYFDNFEKMEQGARLSSILYISPWINNIYDHIYARIEFNGPDRVGDLIRHFCRVTASNQEHVPFFNDYIWKKLFLETRLVPTLIEEVVAFAIDSKNVGPRWSFIISVITPSIEVCGAVIAKLKSLVKYTVTTDSSIALQSKLFEISVLLKICSSLFFNSYILARLYFADIIFLVTLFIDSIYLEVGSDLQSLIISSTQSFLHTPRLSQEQSNVIDSTIEFFSSPRAKMLFGMTRDSKSAMDVSQTFNRIANFEILCEYLNGFIDTVSTSDDRSQWKARWASNSIDVAFNNHSLFQDRAVLITGILAKRGITDSLACRAIKTISRGQLQTIDIVICISVALSRMMNGLSSSSILPPLILWPQLCFAFMNYSILYQTAVQNIVTSVTKMMCADMDYMILAFEKRQFLEPYLSDFEKRHDFAISNENGGIYILSLIIQGLKLSHFRHMSLSCLKIYFSKRYESRKMQQIDGSTIRTNANSHLLFFWLASSSEDFESFMEELQIACQYDQVDKTLRIPDFLHNFLLQDNEASTVTMLCLGQFLADPKGVDIGFKERFISLYFTILSENANLALLIYHKIQPTLTSWLVYSSSVSEVERITQILSTVSNIANYDDSKYRRKSEEIILQKRLNIIKSISSMKPVESSLDEEGNFTPDFEKDIQSIQIMFYRAACTYVEGYKLED; from the coding sequence ATGAATGGTGACAGTTCAATGGATATTCGACAGGAGTTGGCCCAAGCTCTACTGAAAAGGCTTGAGTCATTACTACCTATACGAACGGGTCACTCTTTGCAAGAGGTAGAGATCGATCCACAATACATTCAGATCCGAAATCTCTTATTGGCAAAAGTTCATCAAAGTCTGCATATGGCTACAGTCATCATACTCGCCTTAACTGACGTTTTAAAGACCATCAATAATGAAGCACATAACGTTAAGCTCAAACATCGCGATGAGAAATCGAGGTCATCAACTATACTTGTGTTCCATGTGCTTGTGAATGTGCTAAAGACCAACTGGAATCGTTTAGTTTGCTCAATGAGTGAGTATGAAATGATGGAGaagttttccaatttcacCCATTACGATCGTCCACAACCATTAGAATCCGAGAGAATACCTGAGATTCTTGAATTTTATATTACATTCTTGTCTTCGGGAATGCTCAAAAGGTCTTTAGCTTTAGTAAGAAACGAAGCATCAGAGCTTTACAGCAAAGAACTAcagattaaaaaagaaacacaacgAGACTTGGATGAATACTCTGCACTGCAGGCCGTTGAGGAGATTGATTCATGTATCGAGGTGGTATTCAGATACATAGCTGCTGCCAATCCTGATGATTATTACGAGCATCTTGCTTCAAAAATGTTTTCCGAACCGGATAAGAACAGTATTATGTCAATTTCATTGCTACAAACATATCTTCCCATGGttaaatttatattttacaCTGAGAACAACATGTTGCGCATGACCTCTGATATTATCCATGCAATTTCACAAATTAGATCGCACACTTGGAAACAAAtgcttttttatttttgggcCGGAGGTGTAAGAGATCAGCAATTATGTAGACCAGAGGATTTTTTGCTTGTgcacacaaacaacatcaataatAGTAACAGCAGTAGTAACAACAGCagtagcaacaacagcagtagcagtaccatcaataccaataacaacaacaacaacaccaccaataccaataacaccagcagCAGCCGACGAAATATCGAGCTATCAAGCGCCTTGGACACACTTTTCAACCATATTTTGGAAGTATTTGATACTGGTGTTACCACATCTTCCTGTGGATGGTTTGTATTGGCAACCATTCTTGGCTTCAATTCTAACATATTAGCTTCCGAAAAATTTGCAAACAAATTCAGATTAgcgcaaaacaaaagacttAGATTTGTCCTGAGGCTTACCGCAAAGGAGCCTGCAGTGGATAATAATGGAAATATTGGGACAATCAAAGTATCAAACTACATTTATCACTTGGGATTGAGGTACCATGCTCTAGGTATTAAGGACCATCCAACGCTACTTTTCACCACGCAACATCTTGATGATACCCATAAACTTTTGAttaaatttgttgatgCGCATCAGTTTGAAGCATTAAATGCAGATACTGGAATGCAGCTTGAAAATGTTATTAGCAATTTCTACTCAACCGCCATCACACTTCGACCCGAGACCTATGGCAACATTGTTATAAATCATTTCAAAGGTTCGATGGATCAATTGAAGGTTACCAAGAATTTCGTAAATGTATTGAAAGAGCTTTCAGAAAttcaaattgcaaaatctgTGTTTACTCAATTGGTCAAGGATCTGGTAGAGATTCTCAGACAAACAATTTATGGTGTACTTAAAATTATGCACATTTACGAAATGTACCGAAATGACCTTGAACGTGAACAACTCCGGAGTAAAAGTTTTTCTGAATTACCTGTTTCGAGTGATAACGTGCTCAACGCAGAAAAACATCTTCTTGCTACATTTGAGCACAAAAAGACCAGTTTAGACCATTACCTGAAAAgtttacaacaacaattgaagCATGTTGGAGATCAAGATCTGGCCAGTACAACAAGTACCTCCACCACGAGTACatcaaatacaacaaacaaacaaaatacaTTGAATACTCCGAATACTCTGAATACCACCGCTGCAGCTTCGACGTTGCCCAATACAGTAAtcacaacaaaaaatagtTTATCTCACGATGCGTTTGTTGAGCACACCAAAAATTTTGAGTTGGTTAGGGACTCTGAAGAGATTTTAACCAACATCTTTTCCATATTTGTTAAGGTTCCAGAGTTATATTTCAATGATGCTAAGTTGATGAGTGAAGACAATATTGATAAAATTCCTTATGCGGAGCTACTTCCTGCCATCATAAGTTTTTGCCAGAGCTGTGTGCTTCCTCTACGACAAGCGCtcaaagaaaagtgtaTCGTGCCCAATAGCAAAGCCCTTTTTGATGCAGCACGGTTGCTTTCGATGCAAATGGTTGAACCtttaaacaaaatagaaactGATTGTACAACGTTATCCGTGTTTGCCAATTTTCATACTTGCAACTGCATCATTCAGTGTTTATCCGAATCCTGTCTAGAACTTCCCTTAACGGATACCAGGTTCAAGTcgtcttttgttttcctcaaTGAGTTTTTGCATGCTAGAGATTCGTACTCgcactttgtttttgaaaatccCATTCTTTTGGATAAAAGCTTGCGTTCATTGTATGAATCTTGTGGTTCAGTTATACAATCAGTTGAAAAGATCTTGCTTTTATCTTCTTGCACACATGATGCCCAATTTTACAATTATGCAAAGCAAGGTATGCAATGGTACATAAGCGAAATGCATGTGTATAAAGATATGTACCGGGAGTCTGAAATCAGCGATAAtcttttgaaaactttTGAAAGAATGAATCACGAAGATTCAGTATTTATTGGCTTTGTCTCTTTACAAAAGCGACATCGAAGTATCTTACGAGATGCAAAGCCAACAAAATCCCTATTTGAAGTATGGCTGCTCATATTTTACAGGTGGAACAAACTTTTGCACGATAGTAAGCGCCTTAACGAAAGCAACATGCTTTTTCGCCATTTTACTGGCTTTCTTGTATCTACTGCAGGATGTTTTATGTCTTCAAACTGGTCACTGGATTCTACCGAACTTTCGGATTTGCAAAAAGGGTACAAAGAGCAgatcaacaactttttcgACATCTGCATCCAtcttttatcttcttcaaacTTTGTTGTGAGGGTGATTATTAAAGATACACTTTCAAACGAATCACATTCGGTGGTATATGATATGATCACAACCAAATTGACTACCCAAGCAATATCATTTTTGGAGAATCGGACACATACCGTTGAAAGCAATATTTTCTTGGAACAAACGATGATGATTATGGCGTCAATGTTGAATGTAGGAAACGATGGTGCTACTTTATTGGCCTCAATACTTCCAACTAAAACTCCATACTTTTTGGAGTATGTCAATACTTGCGATAATTTAGTGGACAAACTTCGATTAAAGCTTAGGTTTTGTAAACTCTGCATATCACTTGAACTGGATCGAACAATTGCAGGCCTTCATGGTGCTTATAAGCTTCGAAACgtttttgcaaaagctAATACAGATTGGCTAGAGCAAGCAACTCTTGAGGCAGAGTTTGAAGATTCTGGAGAATCAAGTACTGGTCAACAATCAGaggcttcttttttgaacaTCGATTTGGCTGTTCAGAGCTCAAAGCTACTTCGAATGCAGTTTGAGAATTTGCTTTTGGAAATTCCGGATGGTATTCTGGACTGCGAGGTGAAAAAATACAAGGACTTGTCGTTTGGGAAATATTTCTCAATCTTTTACAAGATTATAAAAAAGTACACTGCGTTTCCTGACAAATCCAAAAGCAAGCACaaatttcaacaagttGTTGAGAATATTTTAACAGCAATAACTAATATCTTGCAATATGATTCGCAGATTGGTATTCAATACTTATTGCCAATGGGATATCATGAAGATCAAAAGATTCGTGCTATATTTATTGATGTTTTTGCAGGAATGCTATCTTCGCTGCTTATAAGGAAAGAACCGGAAGAGTTTCCAGATTCCttggtttgtttgcttACGCAGCAAACCGAAATCTTTTGTGCTGTTGCCCAATGTGCAACTTCTCTGGAACACAATTTATTAGCTTCATCGCTTTATAGTGTATTTGCATACACTCACAATTTGGAAGGGTTGTTTAAGGAATTGTTATGCGATGAAATTTCGAATTTGACTCGAGCCTCAGATCTTTTTAGGAGAAATTCTACATTAACAAGATTATTGTTTAACATTACACAAGAGTATGGACAGAATTATCTCAACAAGACCATTTGTCCAATAGTGAAGGAGATTGTTGACACAGAAGTGTATTTCGAAgttgaaaagagagaaactACAGAAGACTCTGCTAAATTCATTCATTTCTTTGAACAGACTGTTCAACTGATAACAGACTCTTTAGAAGACCTCCCAGAAGCATTTAAATACGTATGCCACGTGATTTCCGAGACAGTTAGTGCCAAATTCGAGAATGCAGCGTTGAGTGCTGTTGGAtcatttctatttttaagATTCATATGTCCTGCAGTGATTAGCCCTGAAcagtttttcaaaatccCGGTAGAAAACCCAAAGACAAAGCGTTCCTTAATGCAGATTGTCAAAGTGTTACAAAACATTGCCAACGGAACTCTTGGATCGATTCATTGGCCTGGATTGGTTGACCAACAAGAAAGTTTGAATTCTCTGCGAGTAAAAATTACCGATTTTTTAGCCAAGGTTTCGAAAGCAAACATTTCAACAACTCCATTTACACAAACACCTAGTAGCAAACCCATACCTGAATTGAGATATATGCACAAATTCATTTATCACAATTTTGTTGCTATTGGCAGTCGCTTTTTGCAAGGAAAATCACCAATGAAGCAAATGCCATTTCATAAGCGAGTTGAAATCTACAAGGTATATGATGACATTGTGATGAAAATGGGCCAGCCAAAACCGGGTGTTAAATTGCAACTCAATGCAGGTCTTAGATTGCTTGATACAAGCGGCGGAGCCGACGAGGAAGATTTGAAATTCAACGACTTTATGACAAAGCTGTCTTTACAGTACGCTAGCAATCCGCCGGAAGCAACAAATATCATTCATAGTGCTATATTTGAGGATGGTACCCCTGTAATTGTTGTCAATTTCAGAAAATTGAGAATCCGCTCGAATGATATCCGCTACTTGGTGTTTAAATTGCTTGAAACTGCTTCGCAAGTTTGGGATAATAAGTTTTATCTCATATATGATTTCTCAGAGTTTCATTTTGCCGACGCAAACGGCCCACCAGAATATACCCACTATGTTTTGACCTATGCTGGTAAGCAGTTGTTTGAAAATTGCAAGCGGGTTTATTATTTTAACATGCCACGAACAGAATATGTGTCAATCATCGATTCCATGAAGGCTTTGCGTAAAAGAGGTGCAGATTTTGGTACaaaactttatttttattcgTCTGTTGATGCACAACCAATTGTGAATAACTTGTGCCTCGACCTCGAAACGGTATCCATTAGCAGCGATTGCAAAGTGACCTACAAAAGTGTCTTGTTGTTTGAACCAACTACAAAAAGATATGTGCCTATTCATTTAAAAATTGGTCGCAAGTTTCTTACATGTTTTTTCCAAGAACGTGTTAGTTTTAAGAGCATTTTGTCAACAATGAATGGTTTTAACCCCGTTGAAGTATACAGACTAGTAGATTTGGAACGCTGTGAAATCACCGACTTTACCAATTATAATGATGAATTTACCATTTTCTTTGACAACTCAACGGATCTTACCTTACGATCTCCTGACCGACTTGAAATACttcgttttctttatttcacCACCTCGAGATTACCCAAGGATGTGAAGACTAATGAAATCGAAGAGGATTATCGAAGCGAAGTCCATGAAATGCATTGGTTTGGACGTTTATACAATATTGTATTCCAAGGCTTGCTTAGTGCTGATCCAAGTGTCAAAAAGTCTTCGTCTATATTGTTTGGATCTTTGTCTTCGTACTTTGGAATCAAGTTTGGGGTCACTGATAAACATGCCAAAACTATGACCTTCCCTGCTGATGCTACTGACTTGGTGGTGGAGGTTTCTACTCATTTGGCATTACAATATCCGGAGATGTCTTTCCGGTTCCTTAAGGCGTACTTTgacaattttgaaaaaatggaGCAAGGTGCTCGGTTAAGCTCTATTCTCTACATTTCGCCATGGATCAACAATATCTACGATCACATTTATGCACGCATTGAATTCAATGGTCCTGATAGAGTGGGTGATCTTATACGACATTTTTGTCGTGTTACTGCTCTGAATCAAGAGCATGTCCCATTTTTCAACGACTATATATGGAAAAAGCTATTTCTTGAAACTCGACTTGTACCGACGTTAATCGAAGAAGTTGTTGCATTTGCCATTGATAGCAAAAACGTTGGACCAAGGTGGTCATTCATCATTTCCGTGATTACACCTTCAATTGAGGTGTGTGGAGCGGTGATAGCAAAGTTAAAGTCTTTGGTGAAATATACAGTTACCACTGATTCCTCAATCGCATTGCAATCGAAGTTGTTTGAGATATCTGTGCTACTCAAAATCTGCTCTTCgttatttttcaattcttacATTTTGGCGCGACTTTATTTTGCAGACATTATATTTCTCGTGACATTGTTTATTGATAGCATCTATTTGGAAGTGGGTTCCGACTTGCAAAGCTTGATCATTAGCTCAACGCAATCGTTTCTTCACACGCCTCGCTTGTCGCAAGAACAACTGAACGTTATTGATCTGACCATTGAATTTTTCAGCTCTCCACGAGCTAAAATGTTGTTTGGAATGACCAGAGATTCAAAGTCCGCCATGGACGTGAGCCAAACTTTTAATAGAATAGccaattttgaaattttatGCGAATATTTAAATGGCTTCATAGATACAGTGAGCACATCCGACGACAGATCACAGTGGAAGGCTCGTTGGGCTTCAAACTCTATAGACGTTGCTTTCAACAATCATTCTTTGTTTCAAGACCGAGCAGTTTTAATTACTGGTATTTTGGCAAAACGTGGAATAACTGATTCGTTGGCATGTAGAGCAATCAAGACAATTTCTCGTGGACAACTCCAAACTATTGATATTGTTATATGTATATCAGTTGCACTTTCAAGAATGATGAATGGTTTGCTGTCTTCGTCGATTCTTCCGCCTTTAATATTGTGGCCACAGCTTTGTTTTGCATTCATGAACTATTCTATACTATACCAAACGGCTGTTCAGAATATAGTCACCAGTGTCACAAAAATGATGTGCGCAGATATGGACTACATGATCCttgcttttgaaaaaaggcAATTCTTGGAGCCGTATTTGTCCGATTTCGAAAAACGTCATGATTTTGCCATTTCCAACGAAAATGGTGGAATATATATCCTTTCACTAATTATCCAGGGTTTAAAACTATCGCATTTTCGCCACATGTCGTTATCGTGCTTGAAGATTTATTTCTCCAAAAGGTATGAAAGTAGGAAAATGCAGCAAATTGACGGAAGTACAATCAGGACAAATGCAAACTCAcaccttttgtttttctggCTTGCGTCCAGCAGCGAGGACTTTGAGCTGTTTATGGAGGAGTTGCAAATAGCATGTCAATACGACCAAGTTGACAAAACTTTGCGTATTCCGGATTTTTTGCACAATTTCTTACTTCAGGACAACGAAGCATCAACAGTGACTATGCTTTGCCTTGGCCAGTTCTTAGCTGATCCAAAGGGTGTGGATATTGGATTCAAGGAACGTTTTATATCCTTGTACTTCACCATCCTTTCAGAAAATGCAAACTTGGCTCTCCTTATTTATCACAAAATACAACCTACTTTGACACTGTGGCTCGTTTACTCTTCTTCTGTGAGCGAGGTAGAAAGAATTACCCAAATACTACTGACTGTTTCGAACATTGCCAATTATGATGATAGTAAGTATAGACGCAAAAGTGAAGAAATAATATTGCAAAAACGACTCAACATCATTAAGTCAATAAGTTCAATGAAACCGGTTGAAAGCTCGCTAGACGAAGAAGGCAATTTTACCCcagattttgaaaaggatATACAAAGCATACAAATAATGTTTTACCGGGCAGCATGTACCTATGTCGAAGGATATAAATTAGAAGATTAG
- the YPT5 gene encoding GTPase Ypt5, giving the protein MATIQSQNQQTPNPRFAQFKLVLLGESAVGKSSIVHRFVKNTFDDMRESTIGAAFLTQSITIPETETTVKFEIWDTAGQERYKSLAPMYYRNANAALCVYDITSSSSFTKAQDWISELRKQAPEGIVIALVGNKTDLEEEREVNQDEVEEYVTGLSNGGAPEAKIITAECSAKSGDGVIEIFDKIARALPVDEVIEANANRNRQGAGRNARSRGIDLDRGRQGQHASSNNSSCC; this is encoded by the coding sequence ATGGCAACTATACAATCGCAAAACCAACAGACACCAAACCCACGTTTTGCGCAGTTCAAATTAGTCCTCTTGGGTGAAAGTGCAGTTGGTAAATCGTCAATAGTCCATAGGTTTGTTAAAAATACATTTGACGATATGAGAGAGTCGACAATCGGTGCTGCCTTTTTAACTCAATCGATTACCATTCCTGAGACGGAAACTACAGTTAAATTTGAGATTTGGGATACAGCAGGGCAAGAGCGTTACAAATCTCTTGCACCGATGTACTACAGAAATGCAAATGCTGCACTCTGTGTATATGATATCACCAGTAGTAGTTCATTTACAAAGGCTCAGGATTGGATCTCGGAATTGAGAAAACAAGCACCTGAGGGGATAGTGATTGCCTTGGTGGGGAACAAAACGGATTTAGAAGAAGAGCGAGAAGTAAATCAggatgaagttgaagaataTGTAACGGGATTACTGAATGGCGGTGCACCTGAAGCTAAAATCATCACAGCAGAGTGTTCTGCCAAAAGTGGAGATGGAGTTATCGAAATCTTTGATAAGATTGCGAGAGCATTACCGGTAGACGAAGTAATTGAAGCCAACGCAAATCGAAACCGACAAGGAGCAGGAAGAAACGCAAGACTGCGTGGAATAGACTTGGATAGGGGAAGACAAGGACAACATGCACTGTcaaacaacagcagctgttgttga